In one window of Candidatus Deferrimicrobiaceae bacterium DNA:
- the ilvA gene encoding threonine ammonia-lyase produces the protein MDFDRNDVDAARERVYKLAYATPLVEETALSEQFGGQVLSKLENLQNTGSFKIRGAANKLLSMDKSKVKGVVAFSAGNHARGVARAARAAGIPATLVMPLFAPIAKSAAAQREGGENVRIILHGNSFDEAMEYALARSEEAGLTVVHPYDDPAVIAGQGTIGLEILERIGAPGSIYVPVGGGGLFAGIAAAIKEAHPSVEMVAVQAKGAASLPDSLSAGHPMPGPGAFTIADGIAVKSPSERTFEALQRYADDVAVVDDEEIAAAMLFALEDMKTTLEGAGAAALAALMYRRPPKKFPVVLIHSGGNIDVNFLAQVVERGLFRSGRLLRLRFLVQDRPGSLAGLLAAVARERSSVVSIEHDRLPADCPPGFSMVVLLLETRDRAHGDELIARLAQQGYPAVS, from the coding sequence ATGGATTTCGATCGGAATGACGTCGACGCGGCAAGGGAACGGGTCTACAAGTTGGCGTACGCCACGCCGCTGGTCGAGGAGACCGCGCTGTCCGAACAATTCGGCGGCCAGGTGCTTTCGAAGCTCGAGAACCTGCAGAACACCGGCTCGTTCAAGATCCGCGGAGCGGCCAACAAGCTCTTGTCGATGGACAAGTCGAAGGTGAAGGGCGTCGTCGCCTTCAGCGCGGGAAACCACGCCCGCGGCGTCGCCCGGGCGGCGCGCGCCGCGGGGATCCCGGCCACCCTCGTGATGCCGCTCTTCGCCCCGATCGCCAAGTCGGCGGCCGCGCAGCGCGAAGGGGGCGAGAACGTCCGGATCATCCTTCACGGCAACTCGTTCGACGAAGCCATGGAATACGCGCTGGCCCGGTCGGAGGAGGCCGGACTGACGGTCGTCCACCCGTACGACGACCCGGCGGTCATCGCGGGGCAGGGCACGATCGGGCTGGAGATCCTCGAGCGGATCGGCGCGCCGGGATCGATCTACGTGCCGGTCGGCGGCGGAGGGCTGTTCGCGGGCATCGCCGCGGCGATCAAGGAAGCGCACCCGTCGGTCGAGATGGTCGCGGTGCAGGCGAAGGGCGCCGCGTCGCTGCCCGATTCGCTTTCGGCCGGCCACCCGATGCCAGGCCCGGGCGCGTTCACGATCGCCGACGGGATCGCGGTGAAGTCGCCCTCCGAACGCACCTTCGAGGCGCTGCAGCGTTACGCGGACGACGTCGCGGTCGTCGACGACGAGGAGATCGCCGCCGCCATGCTGTTCGCCCTCGAAGACATGAAGACCACGCTCGAGGGGGCGGGCGCCGCCGCGCTCGCCGCGCTGATGTATCGCCGGCCGCCGAAGAAATTTCCCGTGGTGCTGATCCACTCGGGCGGCAACATCGACGTCAACTTCCTCGCGCAGGTCGTCGAGCGGGGGCTGTTCCGCTCGGGCCGCCTGCTCCGGCTGCGCTTCCTTGTGCAGGACCGCCCGGGGTCGCTCGCCGGCCTGCTCGCGGCGGTCGCCCGCGAACGCTCGAGCGTCGTCAGCATCGAGCACGACCGGTTGCCCGCCGACTGCCCGCCCGGGTTTTCGATGGTGGTCTTGCTGCTCGAGACGCGCGACCGCGCCCACGGGGACGAGCTGATCGCCCGGTTGGCTCAGCAGGGGTATCCGGCGGTGTCGTAG
- a CDS encoding glutaredoxin domain-containing protein, producing MRKAMFCLSVLLVILVAAERYGAAKSTPKVEIYGTSWCPNCRKAEAYFRKKRIPFKLYDIEKDKAAFERVKEYTAHFGVPIVIINGEVIEGYSPDSFDDYVK from the coding sequence ATGAGAAAAGCGATGTTCTGCCTGTCGGTGCTGTTAGTGATCCTGGTCGCGGCCGAACGATACGGGGCCGCAAAGTCCACCCCGAAAGTGGAGATCTACGGGACCTCCTGGTGCCCGAACTGCCGGAAGGCCGAGGCGTATTTCAGGAAGAAGAGGATCCCCTTCAAGCTCTACGATATCGAGAAGGACAAAGCCGCCTTCGAGCGGGTGAAGGAGTACACCGCGCATTTCGGCGTGCCGATCGTGATCATCAACGGGGAGGTGATCGAGGGGTACTCGCCGGACTCCTTCGACGACTACGTGAAGTGA
- a CDS encoding putative toxin-antitoxin system toxin component, PIN family produces MAESRLRIVLDANVYVSAAYGGIPLDAVRKAFAIGTVYLSVDTARKIEKTVEKLVGRFGHERAGKLAGLWKALFGHCRMVEVPEKLSLCRDPKDDAYLSLCGAVGADILMTGDKDLLEIDPRTFPGSLRQLRIYTPRQFMESE; encoded by the coding sequence ATGGCTGAATCCCGTCTCCGGATTGTTCTCGACGCGAATGTTTACGTTTCGGCCGCGTACGGGGGTATACCGCTGGATGCTGTTCGGAAGGCGTTTGCGATCGGTACCGTCTATTTGTCCGTGGATACGGCCCGCAAAATCGAAAAGACGGTCGAAAAGCTTGTCGGCCGGTTCGGCCACGAACGCGCCGGAAAGCTCGCCGGCTTGTGGAAAGCGCTGTTCGGACACTGTCGGATGGTCGAGGTTCCGGAAAAGCTGTCGTTGTGCCGCGACCCGAAGGACGACGCGTATCTTTCCCTTTGCGGAGCCGTTGGCGCCGATATCCTTATGACCGGCGATAAAGACCTACTCGAAATCGACCCGCGAACGTTTCCCGGATCGCTGCGGCAGCTCCGGATCTATACCCCCCGGCAGTTCATGGAATCGGAATAG
- a CDS encoding type II toxin-antitoxin system prevent-host-death family antitoxin produces MSKAAGIRFMGVREFKEQLTGVLASEEEVVVTRHGKPIARVVPVPEGSPEDLLLGIGMILGESGITKDEALKVLKRAGKTIYG; encoded by the coding sequence ATGAGCAAAGCGGCCGGGATTCGGTTCATGGGAGTCAGGGAGTTCAAGGAGCAGTTGACGGGTGTGCTGGCGAGCGAGGAGGAAGTCGTCGTCACGCGGCATGGCAAACCGATCGCGCGCGTCGTTCCGGTTCCGGAAGGGTCGCCCGAAGATCTCCTGCTCGGCATCGGCATGATTCTGGGCGAATCCGGCATCACGAAGGACGAGGCGCTCAAGGTTCTGAAGCGGGCCGGCAAGACGATCTATGGCTGA